The following are encoded together in the Xiphophorus hellerii strain 12219 chromosome 3, Xiphophorus_hellerii-4.1, whole genome shotgun sequence genome:
- the LOC116717637 gene encoding potassium voltage-gated channel subfamily E member 1-like yields the protein MLRFNSTELQSLLLSVLQHCLNSSGLQPPGNHTTHDALQQAAASARGRPQPEELMFILLVVGLFSFFTFGIMLSYIRSRKLESSQDPYHQYIAHDWSAVAGPPRAVAEALQRGAQDPVVLCNPAALQPLPE from the coding sequence aTGCTCCGCTTCAACAGCACCGAGCTGCAGTCTCTGCTGCTCTCCGTCCTGCAGCACTGCCTCAACAGCAGCGGCCTCCAGCCGCCCGGGAACCACACTACCCATGATGCTTTGCAGCAAGCGGCGGCCTCCGCCAGGGGGCGCCCTCAGCCTGAGGAGCTGATGTTCATCCTGCTGGTGGTCGGCCTCTTCAGCTTCTTCACCTTCGGCATCATGCTGAGCTACATCCGCTCCAGGAAGCTGGAGAGCTCCCAGGACCCGTACCACCAGTACATCGCCCACGACTGGAGCGCCGTGGCGGGGCCGCCCAGGGCCGTAGCCGAGGCGCTGCAACGGGGGGCCCAGGACCCAGTGGTCCTCTGCAACCCTGCGGCTCTGCAGCCGCTGCCGGAGTAA
- the dnajc28 gene encoding dnaJ homolog subfamily C member 28, which yields MSSSLLLSPWHRGFRHGRLLLLSSRRARWFSSDDRISRSLRESYRVLQLPAEGRSSPAEVRAAYLRLAKLYHPDCGEPTADAGLFALVEEAYRAVLAHQSKTRQPDGATEDDEDKSRGNALQHRHYLSYEGVGSGAPSQRERQYRQVRVDRAAEQVLSYRQREHERAAAADGAMAERDARQRSHKIKITQAVERLVEDLIQESMARGDFRNLSGAGKPLNKFQHNPYADPMTHNLNRILIDNGYQPPWVVTQRDIREGAARVRSRLLEGLARLGDPMTPAERRHWERLCGAVEEELAKLNKMVDDYNLIVPMLGMQMVHFSLAREAARAQRVAEQRRAELLQVRQEERERRKEEKKRANSANRTPTKRRGLVSWMQSLLGY from the coding sequence ATGAGCAGCAGCCTCCTGCTGTCGCCGTGGCACCGGGGTTTCCGTCATGGCCGCCTCCTGCTCCTGTCCTCCCGGCGGGCCAGGTGGTTCAGTTCGGATGACCGGATCAGCCGCAGCCTCCGGGAGAGCTACAGGGTGCTGCAGCTGCCTGCCGAGGGCCGCAGCAGCCCCGCGGAGGTGAGGGCCGCCTACCTGCGCCTCGCCAAGCTCTACCACCCGGACTGCGGCGAGCCCACCGCCGACGCTGGGCTGTTCGCTCTGGTCGAGGAGGCGTACCGGGCCGTCCTGGCCCATCAGAGTAAGACCCGACAGCCGGACGGAGCGACGGAGGACGACGAGGACAAAAGCCGAGGAAACGCTCTGCAGCACCGACACTACCTGAGCTACGAGGGCGTGGGCTCAGGAGCCCCCAGCCAGCGGGAGCGGCAGTACCGGCAGGTCCGTGTGGACCGGGCCGCCGAGCAGGTCCTCAGCTACCGCCAGAGAGAGCACGAGCGCGCCGCGGCGGCTGACGGGGCGATGGCGGAACGGGACGCCCGTCAGCGCAGCCACAAGATCAAGATCACGCAGGCGGTGGAGCGGCTGGTGGAGGACCTGATCCAGGAGTCCATGGCCCGCGGAGACTTCCGGAACCTGAGCGGCGCCGGGAAGCCGCTCAACAAGTTCCAGCACAACCCGTACGCCGACCCCATGACCCACAACCTCAACCGCATCCTCATCGACAACGGCTACCAGCCGCCCTGGGTGGTGACGCAGCGCGACATCCGGGAGGGCGCCGCCCGGGTCCGGAGCCGGCTGCTGGAGGGCCTGGCGCGGCTCGGCGACCCCATGACCCCGGCCGAGCGCCGCCACTGGGAGCGGCTCTGCGGCGCCGTGGAGGAGGAGCTGGCGAAGCTCAACAAGATGGTGGACGACTACAACCTGATCGTCCCCATGCTGGGCATGCAGATGGTCCACTTCAGCCTGGCCCGGGAGGCGGCGCGGGCCCAAAGGGTTGCCGAGCAACGGAGGGCGGAGCTTCTGCAGGTCCGGCAGGAAGAGAGGGAGCggaggaaggaggagaagaagagagcTAACTCTGCAAACAGGACTCCAACTAAGAGGCGAGGCCTGGTGTCCTGGATGCAGAGTCTGCTCGGATACTAA